Part of the Melopsittacus undulatus isolate bMelUnd1 chromosome Z, bMelUnd1.mat.Z, whole genome shotgun sequence genome is shown below.
ATGCACGGTGCTTGCACGGATGCAATGCTCtcacctccagctccctctgccaCCCTCCAGCCCACTCAATGCATGCAGCATCACTCTCCTACCCCATCCTGGAGTGAAGTGAGCACTTCATCCACCCCATCCATCCTCACCCACTCCACAGGGGCTTTCCCCCTCCAGGCATAGAAAACCTCTCTCCATGCTTTTCCATCCTCAAAGCATGGAATTGGGGCATGAAGCCAGCAATGCTGAGAGCCGCAGAGATCCTGAGTCACAAGCATCTCCTCTGCAGGACACAAAGTTCACCAGGATTGTGAAATCCAAGGCATAAACTGACAAGCAGAAAATAGTTCCTTGAATAAGTCTTCCTTCCGGCAGACACtcttatctcttttttttcccccttctcccttttattctctttcctttttggtaGATGCAAcgaaatgggaggaaaaaataacaccTAAAAACCCCATTTCTTGCTGAGGCAAGGTTTTCTTGTAAAGCTCCTCTTTCTGCTCAGTGATAGCATGAGCAAGCAGAATCCCATCCCAGCACAAGCCTCCtcacaaggatgctggaaaacCAGTATCTCCACAACGGGGCTCTGTCCAGTCACTTTGCATTAAGTTTTGATGCTTTTTAGTGTttggagaggaaataaaaatgcctgttttctgGTTGCAGTGTGTGGTTTATGGGTGCTAAAGCAGCATCATGGTGCTGTAACCCCCCCATGTCATCACACCCCAGCACCGCATCCCATGAAAGCCTGGGGCTTCCTTGCAGCACTTCCCACCAGCTTCATTCTTAGAACATTAGGAGTATCTGTGCTTTGTAGCGTGGGTGAAAATGATGgtttaaacaaacattttacTTCTCTTTCCAAGGAAAACGTGTGAAAgaacaacacaaatcactgcctTTCTAATGCTCCAGTTCTTAACCCTGCCCAGTAGAAAAAACCTGAGATTTCATGGAAAATTGaatgcaaacacacacagaaacacattttaagcCTTGCAAATGCTATTTAACCTGAGAATGAACCActgtttctgcttctgtcaAGCTCTGCACCAATACTAAGCTTTTACAGCACAAACTGAACCTTCATCCTGCAGAATCTGAGCTTTATTGATTAGAAAGGTCAATATTGAGGGAAAAGGATGGCAAATGACTTACAGGTTTTGACTGGAAGAATCTGAGGCCGAGATACAGAGATAGGTCATGTCCTGCAATACAAAGATGGTTGAAgaaataagtaataaaatacttgcaagaaacacaaaaagccttaatttctctctttttcctctcccataAGACCCTTAGGTGAGGAGGAAGCCACAATGAGCTGTTGGGCACCATCACCCTGCTCCCTATGGACAGAGAGAACCATGACAGGTCACATCCCACCCACCCCGGGGTCTTTCCCCCCATTTCATCACATAGGAGAATCCAGGCTATGGGAAACTGCTACAGGAGCCCCTCAGACCCCAGCCACCCATCTCATGGGGCCCCAACCGGTGAGCCCCATGAGGAAGAGGTGTATGAACAGGCACTGACGAAGCCACTCTCATCAATGAGTTATTTCCTCCCAGCCCTTTCTAATACACCATAAACCATCCTGCCGCATGCTGGCGTCGGTCAGAttactttcctttctttaaaacatcGTTTCCTCGCGCCTCCCTGTTCCGAGCTAAAATTAGATCCTTTTCATCCGAggttctttttgtgtttgttgtttttcccctttttgtgtgtttttattcccttttcttaGTGAAATAGATGGGAATCCTGGCAGACAGAGCCGAAACAGAGAGCACAGGGATTGACCCATCTCCAATGGCttcacagattggtttgggttggaaaggatcatccagttccaactccctgccatggagaGGTTCCCCCTTAGGCTGACCAACCCCATAGGACACCCTCACTTCCCAGGGTAAATTGGGAGGCTGGAAAACCAGGATTATTTAAGGAGGGATAAGGCAGCACGGGATGGGCAAGGGGATATCTCCATGCTTGGAAAGACCCATGATTCAAGCAAAGCATGGGCAGGCGTTCCCATGCATCACACATCCATCCTATCCACCCTCCCTATCCCAGTCCCATGCTCGTCCCTGCCACCCTGCAGCCTCTcatgggatggggacaaggTGACGCTTGCCAGCTCCCCATGGAATGCCAGcaggctgctccctgcctgggaAAACAGATGGAAGGAACAGGATAGGGGGAAAAATAGAGGCGGTGGGCTCCTCATCCGTGCTCCAGCCAGACTGTGGCTTCTCAGCACATAGGGAATGGTGGATCCAGGCAGGAGCTTGGCAGATAGAATGCGACCAAGCATCAGGGGAGGGCATGAGGACCAACAAGGAAATAGCAGCAGGTTTTGTGGGATGATGGATCCGCAAAACACGGGAACCTGTCCGTTCCGTCTGTAGATTCCCAAAACCTGGAAATCCACCAATCCTGGCTGTAGATCCCCAAAACCTGGAAAACTGTCAGTACTGTCTGTGGATCTCCAAAACCTGGGAAACCATCAATTCTGTCTGTGGATTCCCAAAACTGGAAATCCATTCTGTCTGTGGATCCCCAAAACCTGGTAACCCACCAATCATGGCCATGGATTCCCAAAACCTGGAAATCCATCAGTTCTGTCTGTGGATTCCCAAAACCTGGAAATCCACCAACCCTGGCCGTGGATTCCCAAAACCATTCCTGATACTAACCAAACCTCCCCACAGCAAGAAGAGCCACCACATTGTCCATACCACTGCATCAACCGGTACAGCAACCAAACCGATCCCATTCTTCCCTGTGTCCCTATCCAGGAATAACTGCCAGGCTCCCAGTGGCTTCCCCTTCCCTATGGTGCCCCCATCCCACCTCGGGGAGCGGGGCCACTCGTGGGAACAGTGCTGGGGTTTGCGGTTGCGGAGCCGGGGCTGTGATTGACACATTGCTCAACCCACCATGCCTTTCCGgttcccctttcctcctgccttgcTCCGTGTTGTAAGTCACCGTGTGGTTTGCAACCCATCTGGCCATGCCTTCAGCACCGCCAGCACCAgctgctgccccttccccagcctccaGCCGTTtctctgcagcctccttcctcctctctctgccCCACTGCACCTTACCCAATGCCTTAGTGAGGAAAGGGCTCAAGCTGGTGTTTTGATGGGGCTGCCTATTCAGTGAGGTCCGAAAGGATGAGGGGTACCTGCAGTTCCCTTTACACTCTGCAGTGTTCCAGGATGATGGATCCCAGCAGTCCCTTTtgccctctgcagcatcccaggatcataaaaccatagaatagtcagggttggaaaggaccttaagatcatccagttccaacccccctgccatgggcagggacacctcacacaaaaccatatcacccaaggcttcatccagcctggtcctgaacactgccggggatggagcattcacaacctccctgggcaacccattccagtgcctcagcaccctcacagtaaagaatttcttccttatatccaatctaaacctctactgtttaagtttcaacctgttaccccttgtcctatccctacagtccctaacgaatagtccctccccagcatccctataggccccttcagacactggaaggctgctatgaggtctccatgcagccttctcttctccaggctgaacagccccaactttctcagtctgtctccatacaggaggtgctccagttccctgatcatcctcgtggcctcctctggacttgttccaactgttccacgtcctttttctgcgttgaggacaccagaactgcacacaatgctccaagtgaggtctcacaagagcagagtagaggggcaggatcacctcctttgacctgctggtcatgctccttttgatgcagcccaggatacggttgctttctgggctgtgagcgcacactgaagctggctcatgttcattttctcattgaccaacaaccccaagtccttctgctgctctgaatctcttctctgcccaacctgtagctgtacccGTCCCATTCATCCTCTGCAGCACCCCAGGATGATGGATCCCAACAGCCCCATTCATCCTCTGCACCACCCAGGATGATGGATCCCAACAGCTCCATTCATCCTCTGCACCACCCAGGATGATGGATCCCAACAGCCCAGTTCAtcctccacagcatcccaggaTGATGGATCCCAACAGCCCCTTCATCCTATGCAGCATCCTTTgcacctccagccccaaccctcttgcctcagtttccccacccATATCCCGAGGGCCCCACAGCGCTCCGGGCTCAGCGAGGTTTGAGTGGGGACACCAGGACCGGCACCCCTGTCTTGGGGCGGTCGGGGCTGCTCCGGTCCCACTGTGCCCCCCCCGTTCCTCCCCGACGGGGCCACTGGGAGTCCCGATGCTGCCATCTATGGGGCGCCGCCGCCCTCTCGCGGTGCTCCCGGCCCCTCCAGCCCTCCGGCCCCTAAAACCCAACGAGAGAGGGGCAGTGCCCCCCAAAACACTCGGGTGCTCACCCCAAAAACAAGGCTGAGCCCCTCTGGGTGCGATTCAGCATCGAATGGTGCGAATCAGTGCAAATCACTGCAAATCAATCACTGCAAATCACTTCAAGTCCAGCATTGATTCTCTGCCCCATGCCAGGAGAACACTGTGTGCATCCCAATTGCACCCTCCCAGTCCCTAAACCCTCTGGAGTGGCCCCACAGACCCAACCCGATCACTGACCTCCAGCACTGGCTTGGCACTGTTGTGGATGGAGAGGATGTGTGTCACCCCGTTCCTCTGCAGGCTCTCATGGTCCTCAGAGTCTGGAAGTGGGAGAAGCACATGAGCTACCTGGGAGATCTGATAGACCAAGCACCCACCAACACCCCACATCCATCATCCCAAGCCCCTTTGTCCCCTATTCCCACTGCTTTTCACTCTGCATGGGAAGGAGACCAAGCATGCACCTCCTTCGAAGCAAAATTCCCCTTGGATGAGCTGGATATTCAACAGACTcccccaaaaccagaaattatgCTCTTGGAGAAGGTTGTTGTGTCCTTGCTGTTGGAGGAAGCAGaatcctgctccctgcagggccCAGAGGTCCCAGCAAGAAAACCAGGCATTGTCCCACAGTAAATATTGTCTCAGCAAACACAGGAGGTTTCCAGCCATGCTGGGGTTTCCCAGTGTTCCGGCACTCCCTATGGGTATCCATTTCCTGAGTTAGAGCTGCACAGGGCCACTTGTGATTGGGATGAGGCTGTGTGGGGGATTAGGATCTCTGGATAACGCTGAGGTCCTCAACAGGGAGCAGGCACAGGGAGCACAGAGGGAttcctgcagccccatggaTCTCACAGCAACACAGAGGTAGGAACACAGggaaacacaaggaaaacactCACCACGGATGTTCCCAAGATAAAGGCCTTTGACAACCTGGGAGGtgagagaaaggagagagacTCAAGGCAGTGCCAGGCACAGCATGCATCAGACGTGGGAGCATCGAGCTGCATGTGTGgtaccagcagcaccagagcatcTGGCACCAACCCCCCCCAAGCAATGACAAACCAAGCTCCTAATTAATGAACCACCTTCATTAATGACCAGCAAAGCTGAGCCCACTGAAACCACCATCCCCAAGCCCCTTTAGGAGCTCAGGAAAACTCAGCACATCAATGGAAGGGGATTGCGCAGGGTCCTGTTTTCCTATCAGAAACAGGCTGAATCCAACAGCTCAGcccatcccagctcctcctTCAAGGTGGGGGTCCAGCAGGGACCCCTCTTCCCATCTCCTGCAGGCaaaccagccctgctgcagctgggattTATTTATCTATTCTATAGCAACCACCTCTTGCAAGCAGTTTCAAAGGTTGCCTCTGCCAGCGAGGGATAAATAGGCAAAGGCACAGGCTATTTATAACACCTCTCtgggcaggatgctgcagtAAGTGCCATCAAGTATGTGGAGCTGGGCAATGACTCACTGCTGCAGCGTtatggaggagaaaaaggggCAGCTCAGAGTACTTTTGGGGTGTAAGAGCCCACCAGAGCCATTTGAGGCATAGAAAGGAAGAGCTGACCTGTATGCACCCATCTGGCAGAAGTCCCTTAGTTTGAGAGGCAGTAGGAATAGCACTGGGTCACATCCAGCCCCTTTCTAATCCAGCTGAACCCCAGCCCATCCATGGGGTGCAAACAGCAAATGCCTGTGCCCAGCATGGCACAAGCTGTTGGCAATAGAAGGGGGACACTGAACCCCTCAGCTCATCAAATCAAAGCAGCACAAACACGTCTGCACCAACCCAGCCCCTAGCAAAGGCAGCCTGGGCTCCCCAGGTAGGGTCAGTGGCACCGGGGGGGCTGTAAAAGCCACCCTATAGGTGAGGCTGCATGCACAGGGCATTAAACCCCAGTGTTAAACCACACCAGAGCCATGCAGAGGGAGTTTGCCCTGATCTGGTCTCGCTGTTGTTGTCTCAGGGTCTAATTTTAAACTGAATAACGCACATACCGAGCGGTTATTTaaggacagcagcagaaatcaATCCCCTCTGTCAGCCTTGGAGCTCAGCTGAGCAACAGGCAGCAGCAAAACACCGCATTCCCCTTAGCTCTGTGTAGCTGCTGGGCACAAACATGTCCCAGGGGTGGTAGGGGGAGGAAACTCCCCTGCAGGGACCCCCATCAGCCCTGGGGATGCTAATGCCACCACCTTACCACCCAAGGGACAAGCATATAAAGCTGTGCCAGTCTGGTACAGCTGTAGTTGTTCCAGTCTCCTTcaccctctgcagcatcccaggaTGATGGATCCCAACAGTCCCCTTCATCCTCTGTAGCATCCTTTGCACCTCCTGCACCCACAGACACTTAGCTCATCACCTCGGATATAAACCCAGCAATCACCATTTGCTttcttaattccttttcttAAGTGCTTGGAGCTtcaaatgggaatgagaaagGGAATATTCAAAGGGTTTTATTTAGAGCATCATGGATGACACGGTCTAAGTGGAAGgtgggcagggggttggaactggatgagctttaaggtcttctccaacccaaaccattctatgatcatgGTGGCTCTGAACAagcatccccctgtgctgcagaaggCTCTGCCTAAGGACAAGCTGGCCACCATCCCGCTGGCCCCCAGTACCTTGGTCATTCCACTCCCCATAGTTTTCCTGTCCCCAGGATCAGGATACAGGTGGCTCCTCAGTATCCAAGGCTATCTGCAAACAAACACCCAAAAATCACAGTCAGGACAGTGAGATCCATCACCTCCCAGCAGCACATCCCTCTGCCAAGAGCTGGAGGAAGGGGAACACGTGCCAGGAGGGGAGCGTGCAGAGCCCTGGCAAACTCAGCTCACTCACAGGCCATAGGCTGCTCCAGCAGGTCCCTGCGCCGTGCTCTAGGGTGAAAGGATTGGAGGAGAGTGGCTGGTGccaggcaggggaggaggaaatAAGCATCCAGGGCCATGGTGAGGCTCAGGTTTCTATCCTGGGCTCGATGAGGCTTTCACAGCCCTTTAGGGGAGAATGAAGGGGAGGATGCTCCCAATAGGAGTAAGTCTCTTGTCCCAGAGGTGCTTCTGGGTGTCATTCTGGCATGCTACAGGCTGATACAAGACCTGCAATCCATGGGATATCTCTCCCATTCATCCTATTTCATCCCAGTCAGAGGAATGAGAGCAGAATGCAGAATAGGGAACTTACCTCAAAAACCAGAGTGTGGCACAAATGACCGGCAGCTAATGGAGCACTGGGGATAAATCCATCTCCCCCTCCTTGCAGGAATGGAGCTAAGAGGAGCTGTAAAGCAGCACTGCTATTCCAGCACATACTTCAGAACATCCATTTCCAAAGCAGATCTGCCTAGCAGCTTGCTGGCCCCTTCCCAGCTCAGCGCCAGCAGCCTGCTGGAGGCACCAGCTAtatgaagagcagaggaaagcaaaccaCAAGTGGAGTAAAAACCCCACAGCCATCACCAGGCTGTGATTGTGTCATCCTTGTTACATCCTCCTCAGCGCCCCAGGAATAAGCACTTCACCTAAGGGATGTTTCAGAAGTAGGAAAGGGAGACCATGGCTTAATTCCCATCAAATCATCTCATCTTTAAAACCTCCATCTTGCTGGAAGGGGAAAGCTggccagctccagcacagcgGGTCACCACATGTGGCTGAGGCCACCCCAGGGTTTCCACCTCAGCTGCTAAGCATGCACACGGATTTAAACCCAAGGCAGGAAGAGAGCAAACTGAAGCTGAAGCTTGCTTTAGTCTTCAGAGGGGTGTTTTTAAGTTGCAGGCAGAAGTTTGCCTGCAGAAAGACTAGCCAAATGGAGAAAGTCAGCAGCTACAGACACAGCAAAGCAACAGCACCACCTTCCTTAGCTCAGGCCCTGGAAACATTAAGCCATGAATCAGAATGTGTCCAGCCCATTGTGTTTAATAATTCCATATGCTCCCACTAAACACAGAGATTATTTCCCTCCCCACTCTGCAACAATCCCCTCCAAGCACCATCACCTCACACACAAGGCAACGTGTGGGGTCTAAACCTATTCTTGGCTTAACTAGATGTAGTAATTCTCTTCCTCACATTCCCTTCACAAGGACAGACAGAtggacagagcagagctgctctccccCACACACCCTGCTCCCTTCGACTTGGCCTTTTGAAGCACTGACATGCTATTTTTGGAGTGGTTACGGGATGCAGAGGCTGCGATCTGCTTACCTTACATGTAGCTCTGACCTCTGCACAGCAGGACAGCTGGCTGTGCCCCAGAGACATTCCCTTGAATACACACCATCTATGACGAGATTACCCAGGAAAGCTCTGCCCCTCAGATTCCCATCACACCACACACGCCTATACACCAATAAAAGGACACCTTCAAGTTAACCAGACATTTATTAGCCTCTATGTAGGTGGAGAGGTTGTTCCAGTACACAACAACGAGGTCACACACAGGTGATGGAATCATTTCATATTCAAGCAGAACAGGCTGTGCTGagttgctttatttcttccacTCGTTCTTCTCAAAATCCCACTGGGAAGAGATGCCTTCCACGGGATTAACCCGCATGTCCAACATTCTCTTCGTCTGCGCCGACACCCACTCTTCGGAGAAGGTGTGCGGAATAGGGCCATACACTGCAATTCAAAGGCAGGTGGAATCACATCATGATATGAGGCTGGGAACTGAAGTTTCActaatgaaaagctttttcccccccaaaggCATAGGTGCCAATCACCCACACACCATCATCTCTTCAAACCTGCATTTCCTACATCTGAGTCCTGAAGCACTCAGCTCAGGCCAGATTCCTGCATTGATTCCCCATCCGTTTCTGTTCATCTCTAAAGGCTTGTACCAAGACAACAGCACTCTACTTTCACTGCAAGTAGATGAAGCCTCAGGACACAGAACAGCTCATTTAACTGCATGCTCTGCCTTGCGGCAGCTGGAAGGCTCCCTGGGGGAGCAACGTTGGCTGGGAATGAAGCCAAACGTGGCAGAAACCCAAATGTTTACTACTAAGGCAGCAAGAAGGTTTTGCAACAGCAGGTTTCAGAGAGGGGAAGCTCTGGGATCAGTGGCATCacagctccttcccctccctttatTTTCCTCCCATCAAAGGTCTCTCCACCACCTTCACCTTTCAGTGAGTGAGCTTCCTGAATACTCACACTACACCCCTGCTAATCTCCATGAAGAAGCTCCAGAACTGAGTTTTCAGAGACTAACAAACAGCAAGCGCCAGGAGGgcaccagcactgctgatgGATACACCAGACTCCCTGGAGCAGCTCACAGCAAATCTGTCATTTCCTATCACCGTCTTCCCCATCAGATATCAACTGATCTTGCTCTTCATTTAAGAGTTAACACCGTATGGGGTTTACTTACTGAAGTGTTTCTGCCAAATGAGGATCAAACCAGTTAAACCGAGAAAGAACAGCACTCCACCGACAACAGTCTTCCATTCATTTgttcctttcttcatttctgcatAGGTCTCATTAAATTTGATACGATACACtgcaaaaaaatacaagttaaaAGCGTCAaactattcttttcctttttgctctgaCTTGCAGACCACATGTCACATTCCAGGAGGTTACCAAAGCATAAAGCCAACCAAAAGTGATGCTAAAGAGCTTCTGAATTAGCTGGACTCTGCTGCACCAAGACCAAGGCCCTCGTGCCATGGTAAATGAGTTGTTTCACCATCGCCATGTGACTCACCCCCCAGCAGGTTGATGTTTATCTGTATTTTAGAGATTATTGTAAAGTTGCATTATCAGCccaaaaaaaggagaaacagagctcttcttcctccctgccaACTCCCAGCAGGTACTGCAACCAAACCTGAGCACGAATCACTTCAACAGAAACACTTGTATCTCAGAAGGCTTCTTTCACCTTTGTCACCAAGGTCCAAATGAATTTGGCATGCAGAACATCACACTTGGAGAGTGCTTATGCATATTAGAGCCATTCTCAAAGgagttttaagcctttcaccTTTGACAGGGGCAGACACAGCATGTTCTCAAAGCCGGTTCTCACTGGCATACCATGATGGTAGTTTGAAAAGacaattcagttttatttgcaaGTCAAAACACATGCCTAGCACTTTAATCAGCCAAAATTTGGCAATGCTGAGGTCAGTGGTCATTAACATTCCAATCCCCAGGGTTCATTTTTACTCAGCTGAACTACTGCATATGATTGTAAGGAAGAGAATTTGGCTTGTTGAAAGTAGACAGGaatcaagaaataaatattattttatggaaaaagaagaaattgctgGACTTGACCTCAGGTACATAACAGACACCACAGCAGGAATGTCTGACTTTGAAACAGCACCAAGGATCCCAGGAACAGCAAACACTGACCTCTGCATGTGTAAGTGCAACCAGCTCCATTGGAATTAACAGAGCTTCTTATGGCAAAGCCATCAGGAGGCAGAGGGGTTACTGGCTGTACTACCCGGTGTCAATAATTAACACACAACAGGTTAGATCACTCTGTTGGTAGGTGTAAGATGACTTAAAGCCCCCACTACTCACGTTCAACTTTCTCATCAGCAGACAGAGCAGTCCAAGatgccttctccttctccttcagagcctgctgctgagcagagagaTCCCTCACAAAGGCCACTTCAGGCAGGGGAACATCACGGCGGTCAATATAGGCTGGGAGGCTGAAATCATCCGCTTTGACAACACCAGCTGCACAGGGGAACAGAAGAGACACACAGTTTCTGACTCCTGCAAAAGCATCTCTTGCTGGTTACAatacaaaaaacccacaacagcTCAGTCAAAAAAGTGATGTCAGTTAAAGAATCCAGGAAGGAGAAGACTTCCAGGTGAAGCATTTCAAATGCTTGCTATTGTAAGAGTgaaagaataaagcagaagGGGGATATATATAAAAGGTAATACCCTAAAACACTattcatcatagaatcagacttgtttgggttgtaagggacattacagctcatccagttccaatcctgtcctgggttcagcaacagcagttatttttctccttctcagtagctggtgcagtgctgtgctttggctttagcctgagaacaacactgataacacccaTGTTTTAGCTCTTGCTATATAATGCTTACCCAGatgaaggacttttcagtctcatgctctgccagtgaggaggagcacaagaagctgggaggacgcagagccaggacacctgacccaaactaaccaaaggagtattccataccacaggatgtcatgcccagtatggaAATTGGAGAGAGTTACCCGGGACAACCAGATCACTGCTcgtgtcaggctgggtatcgatcAGCAGGTGGTAagcaattgtgttgtgcatcacttgtgtttgttttatttttcccctttatgttttatattctctccccttgttattacctttattattattggtgatagcaggAGTggtttctgttataccttagttactggactgttcttatctcagcctgtagGAGTTACACT
Proteins encoded:
- the COX4I1 gene encoding cytochrome c oxidase subunit 4 isoform 1, mitochondrial, with amino-acid sequence MLASRAFSLIGKRAISTSICLRAHGHAGVVKADDFSLPAYIDRRDVPLPEVAFVRDLSAQQQALKEKEKASWTALSADEKVELYRIKFNETYAEMKKGTNEWKTVVGGVLFFLGLTGLILIWQKHFMYGPIPHTFSEEWVSAQTKRMLDMRVNPVEGISSQWDFEKNEWKK